One Dictyostelium discoideum AX4 chromosome 3 chromosome, whole genome shotgun sequence genomic region harbors:
- a CDS encoding hypothetical protein (Similar to Dictyostelium discoideum (Slime mold). hypothetical 127.0 kDa protein) → MKIINLIILFFIFFINLINCQFEYDGIKIYDLTEKQTLTNYKSILNVGYYCGFYLNLLIVDERVDQSFYEATFSYSNLEVMVNSYNVLYENSTSKLYQVFILSSKIGIIESLSLQTLIDGTIQFQYPLENNLTCIEIDVDNLNITVLQNNNNFDWNAFQSFYAFIKIQGLIYPVEIVIGNPFYIEHIYSDVYKVTFSEYTGIDLIKDDLYKDWNISLFFTFDQVEPINVYIPSFYGSNNNNNINQNQILNFETFPKDTLNVIQCMGERYGPLFKFTLTSPNIKRPLQFIDQNFAYPNLISSLGGDNYFQYIGYFNTMYANYISATNYTFKVQNNDKIQDFNTTPLMIKDKFTGSTSFPMHIDPPTYFINGPNLLVVSINGINTAQYGLGLFHYQYAEKDIYPNAPFGFSLGNNLNFNYNVSLPFNYLTVLNDFHPNLIFQEYSNLQTSIEVYDLQRRNLTLKIQSIDSLELIHLYDSFFLVRISIISPNGLFKIVIDDSIEFKSLEYLVSGTIYNGNYEFKMNLFGSYLKFVLYDNVEFSQTFYEGDYYSINPIKRIILPDLISNVNFDIYKIENFKFLKIDNPIDITNKSISNRLYFNYSNIDNVNRPIGFILLDPLSFDTVNPFLSNKIYYAKWVKEIGLFVVDFIIPANTQPGLLPWMLYFNYNVQLFSSNLPLESQYQLNVTSDNVDLYGPIFSKIQKYPGNGDSGVGWDITISDPINGFTNGFIVVMGSIDNSIYNISIGSPVRGTPGIQSFDYSLTIIKPGESCINQDYVITQVILYDSMGVNSTFSIQTLYPNPIKNPFINYLDDISINSFTTTRCNSLDNTPPSISSFVVSRESIDLFQSNRIVEFNFTITDGESGIKINSQHPKIYLTSKDLTILECQTNISTIISLYTVSYYCSIELPFKGSDSGYIISIYGLLNNGGSYKGYSSDELNSLNLPWYIDVMNSINNNPVPIITNTSSITIYGGDLWVFGFGFNNSQTITVEINSKQITIPTNSITCYNTALLISNLRPTNNSFTIKVENSNTWVVFPINYNLPPIVEITSSSESTSSSSSSSSSGSEIEDQCSILNCGNSSQGYCNVYSCICYNPWSGKDCTQKQIVISPPTINTTDPTSNIPTLDNNNILYNSLISIVSLRELDFNGKSIKSFTFDNKWLLTELGKNKNQYYTNITTSSLSTPNLMVTTNITVTLEWFTELTSVIFAKKNLTMNPFSVKYTIEISKYAFSGQLNQLELVMSALFGSSKTKDVCASQEFISENENDYLKIQIQDHSLNGRFIKRAYIDSKVATVSNVLLDSSMNKIEQSNEISPNQVQSFVGIIIPIYSFKALIDPDFSVLLDSNENTNENNSNSVCTSGSSGLSNSQLAGIVIGSFGFASVIAISIAYYFYKKRKNQNFIKNVQTKLKPMNQ, encoded by the exons ATATGatggtattaaaatttatgatTTAACAGAAAAACAAACTTTAACAAATTATAAGAGTATACTAAATGTGGGATATTATTgtggtttttatttaaatttattaatcgTAGATGAAAGAGTTGATCAAAGTTTTTATGAAGCAACTTTTTCTTATAGTAATTTAGAGGTAATGGTTAACAGTTATAATGTACTTTATGAAAATTCAACATCAAAATTATATCAAGTATTTATTCTTTCCTCGAAAATTGGTATTAtagaatcattatcattacaaaCTTTAATTGATGGTACAATACAATTTCAATATCCAttggaaaataatttaacatgtattgaaattgatgtggataatttaaatataacagtacttcaaaataataataatttcgaTTGGAATGCCTTTCAATCATTCTATGCATTCATTAAAATCCAAGGTTTAATATATCCAGTAGAAATTGTAATTGGTAATCCATTTTATATAGAACATATTTATAGTGATGTTTATAAAGTTACATTTTCAGAATATACTGGtatagatttaattaaagatgatTTATATAAAGATTGgaatatttcattatttttcaCTTTTGATCAAGTTGAACCAATAAATGTTTATATTCCATCATTCtatggtagtaataataataataatataaatcaaaatcaaatattaaattttgaaacatTTCCAAAAGATACTTTAAATGTCATACAATGTATGGGTGAAAGGTATGGACCATTATTCAAGTTTACTTTAACTTCTCCAAATATAAAGAGACCATTACAATTTATAGATCAAAATTTTGCTTatccaaatttaatatcatcattgGGTGgtgataattattttcaatatattgGTTATTTCAATACTATGTATGCAAATTATATTTCAGCTACAAATTATACATTTAAAGttcaaaataatgataaaatccAAGATTTCAATACAACTCCTTTAATgattaaagataaatttaCTGGATCTACTAGTTTTCCAATGCATATAGATCCTCCAActtattttataaatggaCCAAATCTTTTAGTGGTTTCTATTAATGGTATAAATACAGCACAATATGGTTTGggattatttcattatcaatatgctgaaaaagatatttacCCAAATGCACCATTTGGTTTTTCActtggtaataatttaaattttaattataatgtATCTTTAccattcaattatttaactGTATTAAATGACTTTCATCCAAATCTAATATTTCAagaatattcaaatttacaAACTTCAATTGAAGTTTATGATCTTCAAAGAAGaa ATTTAACTCttaaaattcaatcaattgattctttagaacttattcatttatatgattcattttttttagttagAATTTCTATAATTTCACCAaatggattatttaaaattgtaatagATGATagtattgaatttaaatctttagaATATTTAGTTTCTGGTACTATATATAATGGAAActatgaatttaaaatgaatttatttggATCTTATCTcaaatttgttttatatgATAATGTTGAATTTTCACAAACTTTTTATGAAGGtgattattattcaattaatcctattaaaagaattattttacCAGATTTAATTAGTAATg ttaattttgatatttataaaattgaaaattttaaatttttaaaaattgataatccaattgatattacaaataaatcaatatcaaatagattatattttaattattcaaatattgataatgttaATAGACCAATTGGGTTTATATTATTGGAtccattatcatttgatacAGTTAATCCATTTTTAtccaataaaatttattatgcGAAATGGGTAAAAGAAATTGGATTATTTGTAGTTGATTTTATAATACCTGCAAATACTCAACCAGGTTTATTACCATGGAtgttatattttaattacaatGTTCAATTATTTAGCTCAAATTTACCATTGGAAAGTCAATATCAATTGAATGTAACTTCAGACAATGTAGATTTATATGGTCCAATCTTTTCAAAGATTCAAAAATACCCAGGAAATGGTGATTCAGGTGTTGGCTGGGATATTACAATCTCTGATCCAATTAATGGCTTCACCAATGGATTTATAGTTGTAATGGGgtcaattgataattcaatttataatatttcaattggaTCACCAGTTAGAGGTACCCCTGGTATTCAATCATTTGACTATAGtttaacaattattaaaccTGGTGAATCATGTATCAATCAAGATTATGTTATTACTCAAGTGATTTTATATGATTCTATGGGTGTAAattcaacattttcaataCAAACTCTCTATCCAAATCCTATTAAGAAtccttttataaattatttagatgACATTTCAATCAATAGTTTTACTACAACACGTTGTAATTCATTAGATAATACACCACCATCTATTTCAAGTTTTGTAGTTTCAAGAGAATCAATTGACCTTTTTCAATCAAATAgaattgttgaatttaattttacaattacaGATGGTGAAAGTGGTATTAAAATAAACTCTCAACATCCAAAAATTTATCTAACTAGCAAAGATTTAACAATTTTAGAATGTCAAACAAATATTTCAACCATTATAAGTTTATATACTGTTTCCTATTATTGCAGTATTGAATTACCATTTAAAGGTAGTGATAGTGGttatataatttcaatttatggtttattaaataatggtgGATCTTATAAAGGTTATTCTTCAGATGAActaaatagtttaaatttaCCTTGGTATATTGATGTAatgaattcaattaataataatccagtACCCATAATTACCAATACTAGCTCAATCACTATTTATGGTGGTGATTTATGGGTATTTGGTTTTGGATTTAATAACAGTCAAACGATTACAGttgaaatcaattcaaaacaaattacaataccaacaaattcaattactTGTTATAACActgcattattaatttcaaatttacgaccaacaaataattcattcaccattaaagttgaaaattcaaatactTGGGTAGTTTTtccaattaattataatttaccaCCTATAGTTGAAATTACTTCCTCTTCAGAATCTacttcttcttcctcctcctcctcctctTCGGGTTCTGAAATCGAAGATCAATGTTCCATATTAAATTGTGGTAATAGTAGTCAAGGTTATTGTAATGTTTATTCATGTATTTGTTATAACCCATGGTCTGGAAAAGATTGCACTCAAAAACAAATTGTTATTTCACCTCCAACTATAAATACTACAGATCCAACATCTAATATTCCAActttagataataataatattttatataattcattaatttctatTGTATCACTTAGAGAATTGGATTTCAATGGAAAGagtattaaatcatttacatttgataataaatggTTATTAACAGAATTAGGTAAAAACAAGAATCAATACTATACAAATATTACAACATCCTCACTGTCAACTCCAAATTTAATGGTTACAACCAATATTACAGTAACATTGGAATGGTTTACTGAATTAACCAGTGTTATTTTTgctaaaaaaaatctaacaATGAATCCATTTTCTGTTAAATATACAATAGAAATTTCTAAATATGCATTTTCTGgccaattaaatcaacttgAATTGGTAATGTCCGCTTTATTTGGATCTTCAAAAACTAAAGACGTTTGTGCATCTCAAGAATTTATAAgcgaaaatgaaaatgattatttaaaaattcaaattcaagatCATTCTTTAAATGGTAGATTTATTAAACGTGCATATATTGATTCAAAAGTAGCAACTGTTTCAAATGTACTTTTAGATTCTTCTATGAATAAAATTGAACAATCCAATGAAATATCACCAAACCAAGTTCAATCTTTTGTTGGAATTATAATACCAATTTACAGTTTTAAAGCATTGATCGACCCTGATTTTAGCGTTTTATTAGATAGTAATGAAaatacaaatgaaaataattcaaattctgTTTGTACTAGTGGTTCATCTGGTTTATCAAATTCTCAATTAGCTGGTATAGTTATTGGATCCTTTGGTTTTGCATCTGTTATTGCAATTTCAATTGcttactatttttataaaaagagaaaaaatcaaaatttcattaaaaatgttcaaactaaattaaaaccaatgaaccaataa
- the usp39 gene encoding SAP DNA-binding domain-containing protein translates to MDINNLSKLKVPELKKELENRGFTKTAGLLKADLIEKLKSLLENENNSTTTTTTTTTTTTTTTTTNDKQPTQSIIINNEPQQEQIQQKQINKDEDDNANIPPPPPTKEELPPPPPNKAELPPPPPPPSINNNNNNIDINQKYNKMDIDIENKIIKEEVKEIFKSKEREDEEKDKEKKVLNILTENKNNEQIIIKPKEDIILTSNNNNNNNNNNNNNNNNNNNNNNNNNNNNNSNNNGEEKKRKINDDENDDDDDDFDIATYKLKKKQIKTRKDCPYLDTVNRDVLDFDFEKVCSVSFHNHNVYACLVCGKYFQGKSQDSHANYHCLQMDHHVFINLKTQQIYCLPDDYEVIDSSLDDIKYLLNPTFTNDQIKELDRNSKLSRALDDSKYLPGIVGLNNIKNTAYVNVIIQSLARIPTIRNFLLNVDNIKTNKSPLVLTLSELLRKIWNPKNFKAQVSPHELLQAIQNSSQKRFNIRESSDPLDFLPWFLNTLHKDLGGTKQPNSSIIYKAFSGEIQITTDKPIPKSVDDDSSDYDNDDGENKKLKTKYSNSTSKQPFLFLTLDLPPKPIFKDDQDKSIIPQIPLFNLLSKYDGTTETILPNGEIKKYKILSLPNYLILCVKRFSKNNFFIEKEPTIVNFPIKNLDLNDYLPPGSPKSKFNLLATIKHEGDPNSGNFSVYINHKGNDKWFEMHDLSIKETMPQLIAVSECFFLIYEKIN, encoded by the coding sequence ATGGATATTAATAAcctttcaaaattaaaagttccAGAACTTAAAAAGGAATTGGAAAATAGAGGTTTCACTAAAACTGCTGGTTTATTAAAAGcggatttaattgaaaaattaaaatctctATTAgagaatgaaaataattcaacaacaacaacaacaacaacaacaacaacaacaacaacaaccactacaACCAATGATAAACAACCAACTCAAagtattataataaataatgaaccacaacaagaacaaattcaacaaaaacaaataaataaagatgaagatgataatgcTAATAtaccacctccaccaccaaCCAAAGAAGAATtaccacctccaccaccaaATAAAGCAGAATTACCACCACCTCCGCCACCACCatctattaataataataataataatatagatatTAATCAAAAGTACAATAAAATggatattgatattgaaaataaaataattaaagaagaagttaaagaaatatttaaatcaaaagaaagagaagatgaagaaaaagataaagaaaaaaaagttttaaatattttaactgaaaataaaaataatgaacaaattattattaaaccaaaagaagatataattttaacttcaaataataataataataataataataataataataataataataataataataataataataataataataataataataataacaatagcaataataatggtgaagaaaaaaaaagaaaaattaatgatgacgaaaatgatgatgatgatgatgattttgatattgcaacatataaattaaaaaaaaaacaaattaaaactaGAAAAGATTGTCCATATTTAGATACAGTTAATAGGGATGTAttagattttgattttgaaaaagtttGTTCAGTATCATTTCATAATCATAATGTTTATGCATGTTTAGTTTGtggtaaatattttcaaGGTAAAAGTCAAGATTCACATGCAAATTATCATTGTCTTCAAATGGATCATCatgtttttataaatttaaaaactcaACAAATCTATTGTTTACCAGATGATTATGAAGTTATAGATTCATCATTGgatgatattaaatatttattaaatccaacatttacaaatgaccaaattaaagaattagatAGAAATAGTAAACTTTCAAGAGCATTAGatgattcaaaatatttaccaGGTATAGttggtttaaataatattaaaaatactgCATATGTAAATGTAATAATTCAATCGTTGGCTAGAATACCAACAATTCGTAATTTCCTTTTAAATGTTGacaatattaaaacaaataaatcacCATTAGTCCTAACATTATCTGAATTGTTAAGAAAAATTTGGAATCCAAAGAATTTCAAAGCTCAAGTTTCACCTCATGAATTACTTCAAGCAATTCAAAATTCAAGTCAAAAAAGATTCAATATTCGCGAAAGTTCTGATCCTTTAGATTTTTTACCTTGGTTTTTAAATACACTTCATAAAGATTTAGGTGGTACAAAACAACCAAATTCAAGTATAATCTATAAAGCATTTAGTGGTGAAATTCAAATTACAACTGATAAACCAATTCCAAAAtcagttgatgatgatagtagtgattatgataatgatgatggtgaaaataaaaaattaaaaaccaaatattcaaattcaacttCAAAAcaaccatttttatttttaacattaGATTTACCACCAAAACCAATATTTAAAGATGATCAAGATAAAAGTATTATACCTCAAAttccattatttaatttactttCAAAATATGATGGTACAACTGAAACTATTTTACCAAatggtgaaattaaaaaatataaaatccTCTCACttccaaattatttaattctatgTGTTAAAAGAttctctaaaaataatttctttattgaaAAGGAACCTACAATCGTAAATtttccaattaaaaatttagacttaaatgattatttacCACCTGGCTctccaaaatcaaaattcaatCTATTAGCTACCATTAAACATGAAGGTGACCCAAATAGTGGTAATTTCTCAGTTTATATCAATCATAAAGGTAATGATAAATGGTTTGAAATGcatgatttatcaattaaagaaacaatGCCACAATTAATTGCAGTTTCTGAgtgtttctttttaatttatgaaaaaattaattaa